The following are encoded in a window of Thermoanaerobacter ethanolicus JW 200 genomic DNA:
- a CDS encoding HD domain-containing protein has protein sequence MENMTIGRYINLPVVSQDADLREVARVMLESKEGVVIVEKENGAKGYIDYNVVLKWFLMGDEAAEYNMMQKLRSSQNEVETAFSIMLPDQRIEARLKSVPEYMDEYDESTGMVKITGVIRNGGFRHVVNMLKLIADAFRQGLMELPGMDKNALVEAAILHDIGKVQPELKIGDIVNPKEVFEKGYFHAFRSADLSKALYNIDDKVYYLIKYHHHLENELPSDFPEVLLPMYRFFRLIDGLSAGITRRGSKVLMKINGTRIYVKEESSFPSYNQEIEMDIYTGFFNSRKL, from the coding sequence ATGGAAAATATGACTATAGGCCGATATATTAATTTACCTGTAGTTTCACAGGATGCCGATTTAAGAGAAGTTGCAAGAGTAATGCTTGAAAGTAAAGAAGGTGTGGTTATCGTAGAAAAAGAAAACGGCGCAAAGGGCTACATTGACTATAACGTAGTACTAAAATGGTTTCTCATGGGAGATGAAGCAGCGGAATACAATATGATGCAAAAATTGAGAAGTAGTCAAAATGAAGTGGAAACGGCATTTTCGATCATGCTTCCTGACCAGCGTATAGAGGCACGGCTGAAATCTGTTCCAGAGTATATGGATGAGTACGACGAAAGTACAGGCATGGTGAAGATAACCGGTGTAATCAGAAATGGTGGTTTCAGGCACGTCGTAAACATGCTTAAATTAATTGCAGATGCTTTTAGACAAGGTCTGATGGAATTGCCGGGGATGGATAAGAATGCACTTGTAGAGGCAGCTATTCTGCATGATATTGGGAAAGTACAGCCGGAGTTGAAGATAGGAGATATAGTAAATCCGAAAGAAGTGTTTGAAAAGGGTTATTTTCATGCATTTCGAAGCGCTGATTTAAGCAAGGCGTTATATAATATAGACGATAAGGTGTATTATTTGATAAAGTATCATCATCATCTTGAAAACGAACTGCCGTCCGACTTCCCTGAGGTTCTATTGCCAATGTACAGATTTTTCAGATTAATTGATGGCCTTTCAGCTGGAATTACTCGCAGAGGTTCTAAAGTATTGATGAAGATAAACGGCACCAGAATTTATGTGAAGGAAGAAAGCAGTTTTCCCTCTTACAATCAGGAAATTGAAATGGACATTTACACTGGATTTTTCAATAGCAGGAAGTTGTAA
- a CDS encoding transglutaminase domain-containing protein, producing the protein MEFMNVKLPEEIVREEYLGNFDQANHLIERWLERRLPNELRMRLIFEKERVKRLLKNYPYNEETAINKARELINNFTNEEFYTLLDKGFLDYIMVDGKRMYEERFVQNITYAIPDYQKRMKKDKSREESRNLNDNRLRELLNGDKPKEYKVRAKISLKIVEDIEEEKVKVWLPFPKEEFQQKDVKLVSASHEKYFLASSDIPQRTIYFEGKKENEYFVEFEYVIKEWVNTVVPANTEEINNYDFLSEEPPHIIFTPYLKKLAKEIVGDEKNPYLKAKKIYDWITLNVNYSYVHPYALYENIPEFVACNLKGDCGFQALLFITLCRIVGIPARWQSGWYITPFLASPHDWALFFIPPYGWLPADLSFGGRYKNNQELREFYFGNLDAFRMVANSDFMKNFAPKKVFWRNDPYDNQVGEAETEYKNIYDFKYEIQVLDFKEIRR; encoded by the coding sequence GTGGAATTTATGAATGTTAAGCTTCCAGAGGAAATTGTTCGTGAAGAATATTTAGGAAATTTTGACCAAGCAAATCATCTCATTGAAAGATGGCTTGAAAGAAGACTTCCAAATGAGCTTAGAATGAGATTAATTTTTGAAAAGGAGCGAGTAAAAAGACTTTTAAAGAATTATCCTTATAATGAGGAGACAGCTATTAACAAAGCAAGAGAGCTTATAAATAATTTTACAAATGAAGAATTTTATACTTTACTTGATAAAGGATTTTTGGATTACATTATGGTTGATGGAAAAAGAATGTATGAGGAAAGATTTGTTCAGAATATTACTTATGCGATTCCGGATTACCAGAAAAGGATGAAAAAAGACAAAAGTAGAGAAGAGTCACGAAATCTTAATGACAATAGGTTACGAGAACTTCTGAATGGTGATAAGCCGAAAGAATATAAGGTTCGTGCTAAAATTTCTCTAAAAATTGTAGAAGACATCGAGGAAGAGAAAGTGAAAGTTTGGTTACCATTTCCAAAAGAAGAATTTCAGCAGAAAGATGTAAAACTTGTTTCAGCAAGTCATGAAAAGTATTTTTTAGCATCTTCCGATATCCCTCAAAGAACAATCTATTTTGAAGGTAAAAAAGAAAATGAATATTTTGTAGAATTCGAATATGTTATAAAAGAATGGGTAAACACAGTTGTTCCAGCAAATACCGAAGAAATAAATAATTATGACTTTTTATCAGAGGAGCCGCCTCATATAATTTTTACACCATATTTAAAGAAACTTGCTAAAGAAATAGTAGGAGATGAGAAAAACCCCTATCTAAAAGCAAAGAAGATATATGATTGGATAACCTTAAATGTTAACTACTCTTATGTACATCCTTATGCATTATATGAAAATATTCCTGAGTTTGTTGCATGTAATTTAAAAGGAGACTGTGGATTTCAGGCGCTCCTCTTTATAACCCTTTGCAGGATTGTAGGTATTCCTGCCAGATGGCAATCAGGCTGGTATATAACCCCATTCCTAGCGTCACCGCATGATTGGGCATTATTCTTTATACCACCTTATGGATGGCTTCCTGCCGACCTATCTTTTGGTGGGCGCTATAAAAACAATCAAGAATTAAGAGAATTCTATTTTGGTAATCTTGATGCATTTAGAATGGTGGCAAATTCTGATTTTATGAAAAACTTTGCACCTAAGAAAGTATTCTGGCGTAATGATCCTTATGATAATCAGGTTGGTGAAGCAGAAACAGAGTATAAAAATATTTATGATTTTAAATATGAGATTCAAGTATTAGATTTTAAAGAAATACGGAGGTAG